In the Neofelis nebulosa isolate mNeoNeb1 unplaced genomic scaffold, mNeoNeb1.pri scaffold_73, whole genome shotgun sequence genome, one interval contains:
- the LOC131503556 gene encoding small proline-rich protein 2G-like, protein MSYQQQQCKQPCQPPPVCPEPCPPPKCPEPCPPPPCPPVKCPPPPCQQKCPPVQPCPPCQQKCPPKSK, encoded by the coding sequence ATGTCCTATCAACAGCAGCAGTGCAAGCAGCCCTGCCAGCCACCTCCTGTGTGCCCTGAGCCTTGCCCACCCCCAAAGTGTCCAGAGCCATGtccccctcctccatgcccaccTGTGAAgtgcccacctccaccctgccAGCAGAAGTGCCCTCCTGTGCAGCCGTGCCCCCCCTGCCAGCAGAAGTGCCCACCCAAGAGCAAGTAA